Proteins found in one Leguminivora glycinivorella isolate SPB_JAAS2020 chromosome 22, LegGlyc_1.1, whole genome shotgun sequence genomic segment:
- the LOC125237760 gene encoding protein phosphatase 1 regulatory subunit 36-like, whose protein sequence is MEEDDISISPYDDGSWEWDDANNRLEFKSNINEESQTVPTDRVYASNILKSLEFSDSPDLYDILRFEKRYQRQVKDNGIDVVTLQDVKDVVLFSASPQFITIPIVKILHLPATERLLRALIFYCQYYLQVEETLSLRSLEKRLPSSNSIAYEKELSEDLQDMRFLIAKEYSTMILGGDRFDKYHHMGTKKTLSAPIRDAVFYETFFRLITQIVWIALGRKSGKDIEVEINRLFKSDRFNFAEHKYNFRAGKNVHEQLLMSGGCVRRDRLLKTESPLINEIFCQRPIAYRMSGIGVVKYPNLTPRLRYFKRVLILPEEEFQVVGITVGILGLSRKLFDPMLKETKQKKQPRLGSLSRKMSKVSVSTASAAPTMLFPDINLPKKSDVQEFGDELPGETYSPKPIDTVQKMKWLQKVRKRLHRKRELEANLMRRRSIVH, encoded by the coding sequence ATGGAAGAGGACGATATTTCCATCAGCCCCTACGATGATGGATCTTGGGAGTGGGACGACGCTAATAACAGACTCGAGTTTAAAAGCAACATCAATGAAGAGTCCCAGACTGTTCCAACAGATCGAGTCTACGCCTCCAACATATTGAAATCCTTAGAGTTCTCCGACAGTCCCGACTTATACGATATACTTAGATTTGAAAAGCGTTATCAAAGGCAAGTCAAAGATAATGGCATTGACGTAGTGACGCTGCAAGATGTTAAAGATGTAGTACTATTTTCGGCATCGCCGCAATTTATCACCATTCCTATAGTTAAAATACTACATTTGCCAGCGACTGAACGCCTCCTCAGAGCACTCATATTTTACTGTCAGTACTACCTGCAAGTTGAAGAAACCCTCAGCCTCCGCTCTTTAGAAAAGAGGCTTCCATCCAGTAACAGCATTGCATACGAAAAAGAGCTAAGCGAAGACTTACAGGACATGCGATTCCTTATAGCAAAAGAATACAGCACTATGATTTTAGGCGGTGACCGATTCGACAAATACCATCACATGGGGACTAAGAAAACCCTTTCTGCACCTATACGAGACGCTGTATTCTACGAAACTTTCTTCCGTCTGATCACACAGATAGTTTGGATAGCTCTCGGTCGGAAATCTGGCAAGGATATCGAAGTTGAAATCAATCGACTGTTTAAATCGGATAGATTTAATTTTGCAGAACATAAATACAATTTTCGAGCAGGTAAAAACGTCCATGAGCAATTGTTAATGTCAGGGGGATGTGTACGAAGAGATCGATTATTGAAAACGGAGTCACCTTTGATAAATGAAATTTTCTGTCAACGGCCAATTGCGTACCGCATGTCAGGAATAGGCGTCGTGAAGTATCCAAACTTGACGCCTAGGCTGAGGTATTTTAAGCGCGTCTTAATTTTACCAGAGGAGGAGTTCCAGGTAGTCGGAATAACTGTAGGTATCCTCGGCCTGTCCAGAAAACTTTTTGATCCAATGTTGAAGGAAACGAAACAGAAAAAACAACCAAGGTTAGGATCTTTATCTAGAAAAATGTCTAAAGTTTCAGTCAGTACAGCATCCGCCGCTCCTACAATGCTCTTCCCAGATATTAATCTGCCTAAAAAGTCTGACGTACAGGAGTTTGGGGACGAGCTCCCTGGCGAAACTTACTCTCCAAAACCGATCGATACTGTACAGAAAATGAAATGGTTACAAAAAGTTCGCAAGCGTCTTCATCGAAAACGAGAATTAGAAGCAAATCTTATGAGAAGACGGTCTATTGTTCACTGA